A single Solidesulfovibrio fructosivorans JJ] DNA region contains:
- the nuoK gene encoding NADH-quinone oxidoreductase subunit NuoK, with the protein MNNPLVLYQVVAVLLLCLGLYALVARRTLIGMLIGVELMLNGAGLSIVAAAQLTPMDAVLGQLGALLVMGLAAAEATLVLAIVLVVNKRFGDATADGPSELKG; encoded by the coding sequence ATGAACAATCCGCTTGTGCTTTACCAGGTCGTGGCCGTGTTGCTGCTGTGCCTGGGGCTTTATGCCCTGGTGGCCCGGCGCACCCTTATCGGCATGCTCATCGGCGTGGAGCTGATGTTAAACGGCGCGGGGCTTTCCATCGTGGCCGCCGCCCAGCTCACGCCCATGGACGCGGTCCTCGGCCAGCTCGGCGCGCTGCTGGTCATGGGGCTTGCCGCCGCCGAAGCCACGCTGGTCCTGGCCATTGTCCTGGTGGTCAATAAACGTTTCGGGGACGCCACCGCGGACGGCCCCAGCGAACTGAAGGGGTAG
- a CDS encoding TerC family protein — translation MPDFLSGFSFSPDFLLQLLSIVAIDVVLAGDNAVVIALAVRNLPPRSRTKGIAVGAGAAVVLRVALTFVASQLLDLPFLKLAGGLLVAVIAVKLFAEGDAADKEKSCTTFWQAITTIVAADLVMSTDNILAVAGASRGNLALLIFGLGLSIPFVVFAANALSRLMDRFPIIIALGAAVLGKVAAEMILTDAWVASLARPGQTAVYAGEIVGAVGVVAAGRFWARRAART, via the coding sequence ATGCCTGATTTTCTCTCCGGTTTTTCCTTTTCCCCCGATTTCCTGCTGCAACTTTTAAGCATCGTGGCCATCGACGTGGTGCTGGCCGGCGACAACGCCGTGGTCATCGCCCTGGCCGTGCGCAACCTGCCGCCCCGGTCCCGCACGAAGGGCATCGCCGTGGGAGCCGGTGCGGCGGTGGTGTTGCGCGTGGCCCTCACCTTCGTCGCGTCGCAACTCCTCGACCTGCCCTTTTTGAAGCTTGCCGGAGGCCTGCTCGTGGCCGTGATCGCGGTCAAGCTCTTCGCCGAGGGCGATGCGGCGGACAAGGAAAAGTCCTGCACGACCTTTTGGCAGGCCATAACCACCATTGTCGCCGCCGACCTGGTCATGTCCACGGACAACATCCTGGCCGTGGCCGGCGCGTCCCGGGGCAACCTGGCCTTGCTCATCTTCGGCCTGGGGCTGTCCATCCCCTTTGTCGTCTTCGCGGCGAACGCCCTGTCGCGCCTTATGGACCGGTTCCCGATCATCATCGCGCTCGGCGCGGCCGTGCTCGGCAAGGTGGCGGCGGAGATGATCCTGACCGACGCCTGGGTCGCCTCGCTGGCCCGGCCCGGCCAAACGGCGGTCTATGCCGGCGAAATCGTCGGGGCCGTGGGCGTGGTGGCCGCCGGCCGCTTCTGGGCCCGCCGGGCGGCCAGGACCTGA
- a CDS encoding Na(+)/H(+) antiporter subunit D has translation MAGLENVVGIHFVHPAIGFLALALVMAFLSNETYKTWRWLLLAPPIVAIASVVALTLGPDGVRNLASIPYLGQTLELGRVDALALIFADVFAIQALIGFIYALHVPDRGQHMAACLYVAGGFGCVFAGDYVTLFIFWELMSVGSVFLIWLRHTEQATAAGFRYFLFHTFGGLFLLAGLLLRYGAIGTFAFTPVDPATAHYYDYLIMIGFLVNAAFVPLHAWLPDAYPEATVTGAVFMSAFTTKTAVYVLARGFAGFEILAVGGCIMALYGVFYATIENNARRILSYHIVSQVGYMVCGIGIGTAMAVDGACAHAYAHILYKGLLFMGTGCLLYACGTAKLSELGGLASRMPLVMIGYMVGAVSISGMPLFNGFVTKTMTIAAAAESHHTWLALGMELAAVGTFLSVGIKLPYFAFWAKPKSTMELKPIPWNMYLGMGISSFLCLFIGLFPGTLYSLLPFPTDYVPYTPWHVLQACCLLGFTGLGFYLMRKIIPPHPSRNLDFDFLYRAVGRGFVKLVSVPAAAIDNVWTDVYEKIGLKALIDAGRGTSVFDGKVIDGVLDGSARSVREVGGATVARGQTGRLQDYLAAAVTIGLVIFAIVWFVD, from the coding sequence ATGGCCGGTCTTGAAAACGTCGTGGGCATCCATTTCGTGCATCCGGCCATCGGCTTTCTGGCCCTGGCCCTGGTCATGGCCTTCCTGTCCAATGAAACCTACAAGACGTGGCGCTGGCTGCTTCTGGCCCCGCCCATCGTCGCCATCGCTTCGGTCGTCGCCCTGACGCTCGGTCCCGACGGCGTGCGCAATCTGGCCTCCATTCCCTACCTCGGCCAGACCCTCGAGCTTGGCCGGGTGGACGCCTTGGCGCTTATTTTCGCCGACGTCTTCGCCATCCAGGCGCTGATCGGCTTCATCTACGCCCTGCACGTGCCGGATCGGGGCCAGCACATGGCCGCCTGCCTCTACGTCGCGGGCGGATTCGGCTGCGTGTTCGCCGGCGATTACGTCACGCTCTTCATCTTCTGGGAACTGATGAGCGTCGGTTCGGTGTTCCTCATCTGGCTGCGCCACACCGAGCAGGCCACGGCCGCCGGCTTCCGGTACTTCCTGTTCCACACCTTCGGCGGGCTGTTCCTTTTGGCCGGCTTGCTCCTTCGCTACGGGGCCATCGGCACCTTCGCCTTCACCCCGGTGGATCCGGCCACGGCCCATTACTACGACTACCTCATCATGATCGGCTTCCTGGTCAACGCCGCCTTCGTGCCGCTGCACGCCTGGCTGCCCGACGCCTATCCCGAAGCCACGGTCACGGGCGCGGTGTTCATGAGCGCCTTTACCACCAAGACCGCCGTCTACGTGCTGGCCCGGGGCTTCGCCGGGTTCGAGATTCTGGCCGTCGGGGGCTGCATCATGGCGCTCTACGGCGTCTTTTACGCGACCATCGAGAACAATGCCCGGCGCATCCTGTCCTACCACATCGTTTCCCAGGTCGGGTACATGGTGTGCGGCATCGGCATCGGCACGGCCATGGCCGTGGACGGGGCCTGCGCCCACGCCTATGCCCACATCCTTTATAAGGGCCTGCTGTTCATGGGCACGGGCTGCCTGCTGTACGCCTGCGGCACGGCCAAGCTGTCCGAGCTTGGCGGTCTGGCCTCGCGGATGCCGCTGGTCATGATCGGCTACATGGTCGGCGCGGTCTCCATCTCCGGCATGCCGCTTTTCAACGGCTTCGTGACCAAGACCATGACCATCGCCGCCGCGGCCGAGTCCCATCACACCTGGCTCGCTCTCGGCATGGAGCTGGCCGCCGTGGGCACGTTCCTTTCCGTCGGCATCAAGCTGCCGTACTTCGCCTTCTGGGCCAAGCCGAAGAGCACCATGGAGCTCAAGCCCATTCCCTGGAACATGTATCTCGGCATGGGCATCTCCTCTTTCCTGTGCCTGTTTATCGGTCTGTTCCCCGGCACCCTCTATTCGCTGCTGCCGTTCCCCACGGACTACGTGCCCTACACCCCCTGGCATGTGCTGCAGGCCTGCTGCCTGCTCGGCTTCACGGGGCTCGGGTTCTACCTCATGCGCAAGATCATTCCGCCGCACCCCAGTCGCAACCTGGACTTCGACTTCCTGTACCGGGCCGTTGGCCGGGGCTTTGTGAAGCTCGTCTCCGTGCCGGCTGCGGCTATCGATAACGTCTGGACCGACGTCTATGAAAAGATTGGGCTTAAGGCTCTGATCGATGCCGGTCGCGGCACGAGCGTCTTTGACGGAAAGGTCATCGACGGCGTGCTCGACGGCTCGGCCAGGAGCGTGCGTGAGGTCGGCGGGGCGACGGTCGCGCGCGGCCAGACCGGACGGTTGCAGGATTACCTTGCCGCGGCCGTGACCATAGGTCTTGTCATCTTCGCCATCGTCTGGTTCGTCGACTGA
- a CDS encoding nitrogenase component 1, which translates to MSDSPYVSTTNACKLCTPLGAALAFRGVEGAIPFLHGSQGCATYMRRYIISHFREPMDIASSALGEKQAVFGGGPNLKKGILNVMSKYGATVVGVATTCLTETIGDDVPGLLAEFRKEFADLPLPEIVNVSTPSYSGTHMEGWHAATAALASQLVREKVPAERRVNLMPGFVSPADIRYFKEILDDYGVAYTVLPDISESMDRPALLDYEKLPAGGTPVAAIRAMSGALGSIECGRADHMAESAATNLERRFGVRNIRVGIPIGVRESDDFFAALEELTGTPLPEKYAAERGRLIDAYVDGHKYVSGKRAIVYGEEDHVIAMVAFLAEIGVKPILAATGATCRNFKQALADVTEGILPEPPEAREGVDFHDIAEQAADLAPDLLVGHSKGYRYAKDMGVPLLRVGFPIHDRFGGQRLLHVGYRGTQALFDRLVNTILERKQAGNEIGYGYL; encoded by the coding sequence ATGAGCGATTCGCCGTACGTTTCCACCACCAACGCCTGCAAACTGTGCACGCCGCTCGGCGCGGCCCTGGCCTTTCGGGGCGTCGAAGGGGCCATCCCCTTCCTGCACGGCTCGCAGGGTTGCGCCACCTACATGCGCCGCTACATCATCAGCCATTTCCGCGAACCCATGGACATCGCCTCCTCGGCCCTTGGCGAAAAGCAGGCGGTCTTCGGCGGCGGCCCCAACCTCAAGAAGGGCATCCTCAACGTCATGTCCAAGTATGGGGCCACGGTGGTCGGCGTGGCCACCACCTGCCTGACCGAAACCATCGGCGACGACGTGCCCGGGCTTCTTGCCGAATTTCGCAAGGAGTTCGCCGACCTGCCCCTGCCCGAGATCGTGAACGTCTCTACCCCGAGCTACTCCGGCACCCATATGGAGGGGTGGCACGCGGCCACGGCCGCGCTGGCCTCCCAGCTCGTGCGGGAAAAGGTCCCGGCCGAGCGCCGCGTCAACCTCATGCCCGGCTTCGTCTCCCCGGCCGACATCCGCTATTTCAAGGAAATCCTGGACGACTACGGCGTCGCCTATACGGTCCTGCCCGACATCTCCGAATCCATGGACCGGCCGGCCCTGCTCGACTACGAGAAGCTGCCCGCCGGCGGCACGCCCGTGGCCGCCATCCGGGCCATGTCCGGCGCGCTCGGGTCCATCGAATGCGGCCGGGCCGACCACATGGCCGAAAGCGCCGCCACCAACCTCGAGCGCCGCTTCGGGGTGCGCAACATCCGCGTCGGCATTCCCATCGGCGTGCGCGAGTCCGACGACTTCTTCGCCGCCCTGGAAGAACTCACCGGAACGCCCCTGCCGGAAAAGTACGCCGCCGAGCGCGGCCGGCTCATCGACGCCTACGTCGACGGCCACAAGTACGTGTCCGGCAAAAGGGCCATCGTCTACGGCGAGGAAGACCACGTCATCGCCATGGTGGCCTTTCTGGCCGAAATCGGCGTCAAGCCCATCCTGGCCGCGACCGGCGCCACCTGCCGCAACTTCAAGCAGGCCCTGGCCGACGTGACCGAGGGCATCCTGCCCGAACCGCCCGAGGCCAGGGAAGGCGTGGACTTCCACGACATCGCCGAACAGGCCGCCGACCTTGCCCCGGACCTTCTCGTCGGGCACAGCAAGGGGTATCGCTACGCCAAGGACATGGGCGTGCCGCTCCTGCGCGTCGGCTTCCCCATCCACGACCGCTTCGGCGGCCAGCGCTTGCTCCATGTGGGCTATCGCGGCACCCAGGCCCTTTTCGACCGCCTCGTCAACACCATTCTCGAGCGCAAGCAGGCCGGCAACGAGATCGGCTACGGCTATCTCTAA
- a CDS encoding DUF3419 family protein, translating into MAKKLPTRVQDAFFRLVHGNRLVYNTCWEDPRLDRQLLELAPDSRVAVITSAGDNALDYLLDDPARIDCVDVNFRQNALLELKRALFTQASFEELYAFFGDGGGVACAGIYHRIREALPAYAADFWDRNIAYFKAGRLSRSFYYHGASGVVAFAFSKMLSALKPGLRRNIPLLLRAESPEEQRRVFDEVEPIFWDRLSRWLVGRPETMAMLGVPRPQIELIRASHPGGLEGFVRDKIKQVFTGPPMAENYFWRVYLTGRYTRRCCPEYLKADNFAAIRDRLPRLAAHTDTLSGFLRRHDGPGYTHFILLDHQDWLASHAPAALAEEWELIFANAAPGARILMRSAGLTVDFLPREARRRLRFFPELTEPLHAADRVGTYGSQHLAVVA; encoded by the coding sequence ATGGCAAAAAAACTCCCCACCCGCGTCCAGGACGCCTTTTTCCGCCTCGTTCACGGCAACCGCCTCGTCTACAACACCTGCTGGGAAGACCCGCGCCTGGACCGGCAACTGCTGGAACTGGCCCCGGATTCGCGCGTGGCGGTCATCACCTCGGCCGGGGACAACGCCCTGGATTACCTCCTCGACGACCCGGCCCGAATCGATTGCGTGGACGTCAATTTCCGCCAGAACGCCCTGCTCGAGCTCAAGAGGGCGCTTTTCACCCAGGCCTCCTTCGAGGAGCTCTACGCCTTTTTCGGCGACGGCGGCGGGGTGGCCTGCGCCGGCATCTACCATCGTATCCGGGAGGCGTTGCCGGCTTACGCCGCTGATTTCTGGGATCGCAACATCGCCTATTTCAAGGCCGGCCGCCTGTCGCGGTCCTTTTATTACCACGGCGCGTCCGGCGTGGTGGCCTTTGCCTTCTCGAAAATGCTCAGCGCGCTCAAGCCCGGCCTGCGGCGCAATATCCCCCTGCTGCTTCGCGCGGAAAGTCCCGAGGAACAGCGCCGCGTTTTCGACGAAGTCGAACCCATATTCTGGGATCGCCTGAGCCGCTGGCTGGTCGGCCGGCCCGAAACCATGGCCATGCTCGGCGTGCCGCGTCCGCAAATCGAACTCATCCGCGCCTCCCATCCCGGCGGCCTGGAAGGTTTTGTCCGCGACAAGATCAAGCAGGTTTTCACCGGGCCGCCCATGGCCGAGAACTACTTTTGGCGCGTCTACCTGACCGGCCGCTACACCCGGCGCTGTTGCCCCGAGTACCTCAAAGCCGACAATTTCGCGGCCATCCGCGACCGCCTGCCGCGCCTGGCCGCCCATACCGACACCCTAAGCGGTTTTCTGCGCCGCCATGACGGCCCCGGCTACACCCATTTCATTCTTCTCGACCACCAGGACTGGCTGGCCAGCCACGCGCCGGCCGCCTTGGCCGAGGAATGGGAGCTCATTTTCGCCAATGCCGCTCCCGGGGCGCGCATCCTCATGCGCTCGGCCGGGCTGACCGTGGACTTTCTGCCCCGCGAGGCCCGCCGGCGGCTGCGCTTTTTCCCGGAGCTGACCGAGCCGCTCCATGCCGCCGACCGCGTCGGCACCTACGGCAGCCAGCATCTGGCGGTGGTGGCATGA
- the nifE gene encoding nitrogenase iron-molybdenum cofactor biosynthesis protein NifE, with the protein MEQAIFEERRDQIHRKGEGPFELACNRDSLAGAVSQRACVFCGSRVVLYPIADALHLVHGPIGCAVYTWDIRGALSSGPELHRLSFSTDLQERDVIFGGEKKLKTALLELITRHKPNAAFVYATCIVGIIGDDVNAVCRDVAATTGIPVIPVQSEGFKGNKREGYAAACKALFTLAGTGDTSDISPMSVNILGDFNLAGEIWIIREYFEKMGVQVVANITGDGRVADVRRCHGAGLNIVQCSGSTMELAKMMEEKFGTPFLRVSYLGIEDMADSLYAVADHFKHLDPGIVERTQKLVREELGVLLPKLKEYRKDLEGKKAAVYVGGAFKAFSLIKAFRHLGMKVVLVGSQTGTKEDYEELASICDPGTVIVDDSNPLELSKFVKELDVDLFVGGVKERPIAHKLGVGFCDHNHERKEALEGFVGMLNFAKEVHASATSPIWRFVPRREAMAKAIKEQETAKRAAGGEGI; encoded by the coding sequence ATGGAACAGGCCATTTTCGAAGAACGGCGCGATCAGATCCACCGCAAGGGTGAAGGGCCTTTTGAACTGGCCTGCAACCGCGACAGCCTGGCCGGGGCGGTGTCCCAGCGGGCCTGCGTCTTTTGCGGTTCGCGCGTGGTGCTCTACCCCATCGCCGACGCCCTGCATCTGGTCCATGGCCCCATCGGCTGCGCCGTCTATACATGGGATATCCGGGGCGCGCTTTCCTCCGGCCCCGAGCTGCATCGCTTAAGCTTCTCCACCGACCTCCAGGAACGCGACGTCATCTTCGGCGGCGAGAAAAAGCTCAAGACCGCCCTGCTCGAACTCATCACACGCCACAAGCCCAACGCCGCCTTCGTCTACGCCACCTGCATCGTGGGCATCATCGGCGACGATGTGAACGCGGTGTGCCGCGACGTGGCCGCGACGACCGGCATCCCGGTCATCCCGGTCCAGTCCGAGGGGTTCAAGGGCAACAAGCGCGAAGGCTACGCCGCCGCCTGCAAGGCCCTTTTCACCCTGGCCGGCACCGGCGACACCTCGGACATCAGCCCCATGTCGGTCAACATCCTGGGCGATTTCAACCTGGCCGGCGAAATCTGGATCATCCGGGAATACTTCGAAAAGATGGGCGTCCAGGTGGTGGCCAACATCACCGGCGACGGCCGGGTGGCCGACGTCCGCCGCTGCCACGGCGCCGGGCTCAACATCGTGCAGTGCTCCGGCTCCACCATGGAGCTGGCCAAGATGATGGAAGAGAAGTTCGGCACGCCGTTTCTGCGCGTCTCCTACCTCGGCATCGAGGACATGGCCGACTCGCTCTACGCCGTGGCCGACCACTTCAAACACCTCGATCCGGGCATCGTCGAGCGCACCCAGAAGCTCGTGCGCGAGGAACTGGGCGTGCTTTTGCCCAAGCTCAAGGAGTACCGCAAGGACCTCGAGGGCAAGAAGGCGGCCGTCTACGTCGGCGGCGCGTTCAAGGCCTTCTCGCTGATCAAGGCCTTCCGCCACCTCGGCATGAAGGTGGTCCTGGTCGGCTCCCAGACCGGCACCAAGGAAGACTACGAGGAGCTGGCCTCCATCTGCGACCCGGGCACGGTCATCGTCGACGACTCCAATCCGCTGGAACTCTCGAAATTCGTCAAGGAACTCGACGTGGACCTCTTTGTCGGCGGGGTCAAGGAACGGCCCATCGCCCACAAGCTCGGGGTCGGCTTTTGTGACCACAACCACGAGCGCAAGGAAGCCCTGGAAGGCTTCGTCGGCATGCTCAATTTCGCCAAGGAAGTGCACGCCTCGGCCACCAGCCCCATCTGGCGCTTCGTGCCCAGGCGCGAGGCCATGGCCAAGGCCATAAAGGAACAGGAGACCGCCAAGCGCGCGGCCGGGGGAGAAGGCATATGA
- a CDS encoding monovalent cation/H+ antiporter subunit D family protein — protein sequence MAVAAHTVESARVLAPIIITFLAPFAVWLLRKNQDLREGVSFAAAAMAFAAVVSMVPGVLDGVVWTYHVVTFFPGVSITFAVDGLSCIFAIVATFLWFFATSYNIGYMRSLKEHAQTRYYFCFAVAIFGAVGVAFSGTIVTLYLFYEVITVFTYPLVAHHQDAEGYHGARKYLVYLMGTSKLFLLPAMILTYVQCGTLDFNLSNIGQGMFPPGADPTLVTITYFLFIFGLAKAAIMPLHNWLPSAMVAPTPVSALLHAVAVVKAGVFSVSRIMLSCFGVDLLSHLGLGLITAYLAAFTIVVASIIALTKTDLKARLAYSTVSQLSYIIIGVAMLSPLAIKGGLLHIAHHAFAKITLFFAAGAIYVATHLREIPLMDGLGRKMPFTFGAFAVAALSMVGVPPVCGFVSKWYLVNGAVSIHQYILLIALLASTLLNAGYFVPVVYRAFFRPPVAGMDHSQYREAPMVMVVPLCLTALISVLLGLYPQFFLSFINAFGKF from the coding sequence ATGGCCGTTGCCGCTCACACCGTCGAAAGCGCCCGGGTCCTCGCCCCGATCATCATCACCTTTCTGGCTCCGTTCGCCGTGTGGCTCCTGCGCAAGAACCAGGACCTGCGCGAAGGCGTTTCGTTCGCCGCGGCGGCCATGGCCTTCGCCGCCGTGGTGTCCATGGTGCCCGGGGTGCTTGATGGCGTTGTCTGGACCTACCACGTCGTCACCTTCTTCCCCGGCGTCTCCATCACCTTCGCCGTGGACGGGCTGTCGTGCATCTTCGCCATCGTGGCCACGTTCTTGTGGTTTTTTGCCACAAGCTACAACATCGGCTACATGCGAAGCCTCAAGGAGCACGCCCAGACCCGGTATTACTTCTGCTTCGCCGTGGCCATCTTCGGCGCCGTCGGCGTGGCCTTTTCCGGCACCATCGTGACGCTGTACCTCTTCTATGAGGTTATCACCGTCTTCACGTATCCCCTGGTCGCCCACCACCAGGACGCCGAGGGCTACCACGGCGCGCGCAAGTACCTCGTGTACTTGATGGGTACCTCGAAGCTCTTCCTGCTGCCGGCCATGATCCTGACCTATGTCCAGTGCGGCACGCTCGACTTCAATCTGTCCAACATCGGCCAGGGCATGTTCCCGCCGGGGGCCGACCCGACCCTGGTGACCATCACCTACTTCCTTTTCATCTTCGGTCTGGCCAAGGCCGCCATCATGCCGCTGCACAACTGGCTGCCTTCGGCCATGGTCGCGCCGACGCCCGTCTCGGCCCTGCTGCACGCGGTGGCCGTGGTCAAGGCCGGCGTGTTCTCGGTCTCGCGGATCATGCTGTCCTGCTTCGGCGTGGATCTGCTCTCCCACTTGGGGCTCGGGCTCATCACCGCCTATCTGGCCGCCTTTACCATTGTGGTGGCCTCGATCATCGCCCTGACCAAAACCGACCTCAAGGCGCGGCTGGCCTATTCCACGGTCAGCCAGCTCTCCTACATCATAATAGGCGTGGCCATGCTCTCGCCGCTGGCCATCAAGGGCGGTTTGCTGCACATCGCCCACCACGCCTTCGCCAAGATCACGCTCTTCTTCGCCGCCGGCGCGATCTACGTGGCCACCCACCTGCGCGAGATTCCGCTCATGGACGGCCTCGGCCGCAAGATGCCCTTCACCTTCGGCGCCTTTGCCGTGGCCGCGTTGTCCATGGTCGGCGTGCCGCCGGTGTGCGGCTTCGTCAGCAAGTGGTATCTGGTCAACGGCGCGGTCAGCATCCATCAATACATCCTGCTGATTGCGCTTCTGGCTTCGACGCTTTTAAACGCCGGTTACTTTGTGCCGGTGGTCTACCGGGCCTTTTTCCGGCCTCCGGTCGCGGGCATGGATCACTCGCAATACAGGGAAGCCCCCATGGTCATGGTCGTGCCGCTTTGTCTGACGGCGCTCATCTCCGTGCTGCTGGGCCTGTATCCGCAGTTTTTCCTGTCCTTCATCAACGCTTTCGGCAAATTCTAA
- a CDS encoding NADH-quinone oxidoreductase subunit J family protein encodes MNEMYLGQFAFAFYTLIVLAGGGLAVTAASLVRAMLGLVVALFGVAGLYLLLLADFVALMQILIYVGAVTVLIFFAIMLTRAAADGGEAEGPGAAGILRAIPAFLVPAGILVPLLAVYGAVGFPTPKNVSPDQLGAGLLGPYTLAFELISVVLLAAMAGAVILAFEKREPR; translated from the coding sequence ATGAACGAAATGTATCTTGGCCAGTTCGCCTTCGCCTTTTACACCCTGATCGTCCTGGCCGGCGGCGGCCTTGCCGTTACCGCCGCCAGTCTCGTCAGGGCCATGCTGGGCCTTGTTGTGGCCCTTTTTGGCGTAGCCGGACTCTATCTTCTGCTCCTGGCCGATTTCGTGGCCCTGATGCAGATCCTCATCTATGTCGGCGCGGTCACTGTCCTGATCTTCTTCGCCATCATGCTCACCCGCGCGGCCGCCGACGGCGGCGAGGCGGAAGGGCCCGGGGCCGCCGGCATCCTGCGCGCCATCCCGGCCTTTCTCGTCCCGGCGGGCATTCTGGTGCCGCTTCTGGCCGTCTACGGCGCGGTCGGATTCCCCACGCCCAAAAACGTCAGCCCGGACCAGCTCGGCGCCGGGTTGCTCGGTCCCTACACCCTGGCCTTCGAGCTCATCTCCGTCGTGCTGCTCGCGGCCATGGCCGGGGCTGTCATCTTGGCCTTTGAAAAGCGAGAACCCAGATGA
- a CDS encoding class I SAM-dependent methyltransferase: protein MNGDSCANEALLGYYKWHARIYDATRWCFLFGRDRIVRLAAAALGPRRAAPLRILEVGCGTGRNLSRLLTAFPAARVTGIDLCPSMLDRARRATAGHAARVRLLCAPYAPESFDPASADLILFSYSLTMFNPGFDAALDAARNHLAPNGILAVADFRRTRFPWFERWMGVNHVRMDDHLLPALGSRFAVLRRDTRAAYGGGWDYFCYLGQARSHER from the coding sequence ATGAACGGCGACAGCTGCGCCAACGAGGCGCTTCTCGGCTACTACAAGTGGCACGCCCGCATCTACGACGCCACGCGTTGGTGCTTTCTCTTCGGCCGCGATCGCATCGTGCGCCTGGCCGCCGCCGCTCTCGGCCCCCGCCGCGCGGCACCGTTGCGCATTCTGGAGGTCGGCTGCGGCACCGGTCGCAACCTTTCCCGTCTGCTGACGGCCTTTCCCGCCGCCCGGGTCACCGGCATCGACCTGTGCCCCTCCATGCTCGACCGGGCGAGGCGCGCCACGGCCGGTCATGCCGCGCGCGTGCGGCTTCTCTGCGCGCCCTATGCCCCCGAAAGCTTCGATCCCGCCAGCGCCGACCTCATCCTCTTTTCCTACAGCCTGACCATGTTCAACCCCGGCTTCGACGCCGCTCTGGACGCGGCGCGCAACCATCTCGCCCCAAACGGTATCCTGGCCGTGGCCGACTTCCGCCGCACCCGCTTCCCCTGGTTCGAGCGCTGGATGGGCGTCAACCACGTGCGCATGGACGACCATCTGCTCCCCGCCCTGGGCAGCCGTTTTGCCGTGCTGCGCAGGGATACAAGGGCCGCTTACGGCGGGGGCTGGGACTATTTCTGTTATCTGGGCCAAGCGCGCTCGCACGAGCGGTAG